From a single Micromonospora pallida genomic region:
- a CDS encoding MarR family winged helix-turn-helix transcriptional regulator translates to MSQADPVQPDDNAPPPGLRLLYAIGRLDRGITRELQQGLKPLGLSPHQYATLTVLRARSGLSNAQLARRAYVTPQAMIQVLSSLHADGLISRSPSGDNQRVLEISLTARGREVVERCDRIADEIEDRMLDGVPPGERRALLDAVRACVQRINAGLPGG, encoded by the coding sequence GTGTCGCAGGCCGATCCCGTGCAACCCGACGACAACGCCCCGCCACCGGGTCTCCGGCTGCTGTACGCCATCGGTCGCCTGGACCGGGGCATCACCCGGGAGCTGCAACAGGGCCTGAAACCGCTCGGCCTCTCCCCGCATCAGTACGCCACCCTGACCGTGCTGCGCGCCCGCAGTGGACTGAGCAACGCCCAGCTCGCCCGTCGTGCCTACGTCACCCCGCAGGCCATGATCCAGGTGCTCTCCTCCCTGCACGCCGACGGCCTGATCAGCCGCAGCCCGTCCGGCGACAACCAGCGGGTCCTCGAGATCAGCCTGACCGCCCGGGGACGTGAGGTCGTCGAACGCTGCGACCGCATCGCCGACGAGATCGAGGACCGGATGCTCGACGGCGTTCCGCCGGGCGAACGCCGGGCACTGCTGGATGCCGTCCGTGCCTGCGTCCAGCGGATCAACGCCGGACTGCCGGGCGGTTGA